Sequence from the Blastocatellia bacterium genome:
AAGAGCGGATGGCCGACTGAGAGCTATGGGCCATTTTCTTAGATTCGGACTCTGCCCTTGAAAGGGGGCAGGGTAGAAGCATTGTGGCACGACCCTCGCTGTGGTTTTCGGCTGCTCGTGAAGAATCCCGGCTTCACCGTGGTGGCGGTGTTGACGCTCGGCTTGGGTATCGGAGCCAACACGGCCATTTTCAGCGTCGTCAGCGCGTTGCTCGTGCGCCCGCAGCCGCAACGGTTGATGGTGATCGGGCGGACGTACACCGGCAGCGAAGTCTACCCGGCGAGCGAACCGAAGTTCCTCTTCTGGCGCGATCACAATCACTTGAAGCGATGGCGGCCGTGCAGGCCATCGGTTCCGACCTCAATCTCTCAGGAACCGCCCATGAGCCATAGCTCGCCACGAAGGATGAAAACCAGGGAGCGCCCGCATCTTGCTGGCTCCAGCATGCTGGAGCGTGCGCTCCCAGGGATTTTCGAAGGATCGCCCATGTGCAACAGCACGCCACCAACAGTGAAAATTCTATTTTCACAGGAATCGCCCATGAACTTACGTTCACCACGAAGGATGAAAATGGTTATGTGCAGAGGAGTCGGGCGGCCACGGCGAGCCGCCCGTACAGGGTGGCTGTGGGCCCGCGTTTTTGCCCGGAAAGCGGGCAGGCCTGTATGGGGGCCTCGCTGTGGGCCCCCGCGTAGAATGCGTGTGAGTGGGTAGGACCGAATTCTTCAACCCGCAATTGGTATTACTCTGTGTCCATAGTGGTGTTTCCGAGGAAACGCTCAAATGTTATTTTCAAGCGAATCGCCCATGAGCTCTGCGCTCGCCACGAACGATGATAAAGACAATTCTTCCGTGAGGTTCGTGTGTTTCGTGGGCGATTTTCGGAGGAGTGGGATGATTACAGTTGGCCAGATTGCAGCCACTCATCGAAAGCGAGCAGGGCCTGGAGTTCGCCTTCTTCGCGGAGGCGAGCGAGAAACTCGGTCAACACCTGGCTCGTCAAAAGCGCCAAGGCCTGACTCTGCGCCGAAACCTCATAGCCCTCCCCGCGGAGCAGGTAGATCGTCAGCTCCTTCCCATCGTAGCGCCAAACTTCCGGCACACCCAATGCCGCATAGATCGGCAGCTTGAACGTGGAATCGTGATGCACATCAATTTCCACAGCAATGTCCGGCGGCGGATCCACCTCGAAGTCCAGCTCCAGCCGAGTGCCCAGTCGGTCAGCCGTCTGCACATAGAAGCAGGCATCTGGCTCCAGTCCTTTGTGTCCCTTCGCCGTCTTCATCGTCGCCGAACCGAAGAAGCGGATATTGATGCGGCGACGGAGGCTAATGACATTAACCAAGCGTTCAATAAACCGCGCGTAATTTTCATGTTCCGTCGAGAGGGTCATAACGGTCAACATTCCATCATCGTAACTAATGCGCAGCCCGCTGGCTTCGCTGACTTGCTCAAGCAGTTCTTCGTACTCTTGCCAACTGACATCATGAAAAGTCACCACCGTGTCGGCAGGCAATCGGCTGACGATGTCATAATAGCTCGCGGTCTGTGTTGCCATAACTGAGAACTCTCTGAAATTGCTCTGACGCAGCGTCATTATATCCTGCGTCAATCCAACCAGCAACGACGCTCCTCTCAAACGAGGCGCCTCACACTTTCTGAATGAGAATGGAAGCGACGTGCATTGAAGATGCGCCGGAGCACGATCAGCGATAACTGGGCTCAGAAATGGAATGATGGAAAACTTGTGGCAAGACGTGCTGTACAGCATGAGGATATTGCCCTGAGGTCCAGACTCGCAGCGGTGAAGCAGGCCATGTTGAAGACAGATGGGCGCTGCCACACGAAACACGTGTAGCCCACAGAAGACGTGCTCTCATGCTTGGTCGCGCCGCAGCGATTCAATCTGTCGCTGCTCAGTCGCTTCATGTCGCTGCTCAGTCGCTTCGCCAAGGTTGGACTGTTGTTGGCAGCCATCGGGAGTTACGGCCTGACCGCTTCGACCGCCATGCACCACACATTGGAAATCGCCGCAGAGAGGGGTGCACGAGCAGGCGCGCGCTGCTTCAACTCAAATCGGACCAACCCGAGCGGACGTGCAATGACGGATAATGCACCAGTCATGCACCGCCCCTACTTAACAACAGCAAAGGTCGCGTAGCACTTCGCAAGTGCTGGACATAAAGTCGCACTTGCATGGAGTGGAAGGTGGCTTGAGCTTCGCGCTCAACCCGTGCTAAGCTACTGGCCGTGCCAAGAAACGACTTAGAACTTGCTTTAGAAAAAACGTTGCAGCAAGCGCTGACGCTGCGCCGGACGCTGCGCGCTAGGATTGCCGAAGCAGAAAATGAACTTCGCGCCTTGCGTCGTCGCGCGGTGGAAGTAGACAGAATCATTGAGCATACTCAAGCCGCGCTGCGTTCCCCAACCGACCAGGCTGAGTCCCATGCCGCTGAGCCAACGGAATCAACATCGGTCTCAACGGCGCAACAACCTTACGAACAAGTTCTCATGCCGCGCCGGCACTACGAAAAGCCTCCGCTTCAAACGAATATCGAGCCGACGAGCTTTCGCTTCCGCGACCTGACGATCACTCAGGCAGCCACCATCGTGTTGCGTGAAGCCGGCGGGCCGCTCCACGTCAATGCAATCTTCAATAAGCTGCTTGAGAATGGTTTTGAATTCCGCGGCGATCATCCGACCATCTCACTGGCAGTGAGCCTCAACCGCTGCAAGCGATTCCGCAAAGTGGCTCCTTCCACCTTTGATCTTGTCATCCGTGACGTGCCCGTCCAACGAGCGACCGGCGCCTAAGTCACGTGACAAAAGTTCGTGGCGTTTTTAGAGTGCTGCGACGTGTCGCAGCTTTGGCCGGAAAGCGGTGACACGTCACCGCACGCCAAAACGTCCCGTCCCCCAAAATCTCCCAGAACTATTGTTCACCTACTTAGCTCAAACGCGCGCGCTCGGCAGGACCTGATATTGATGAACGTTATCACGGGCCGCCTGTGCAGCTCAGTAGAAACGAGCGTAGCATGAACAATATCAAGGGCAGTTCTGCCCTGCTTTCCATTCCGCCTCATTAAACACGGCTTTCCTACACACTATTGGTATCAGATTAAAAAGCGACTACGGGTAACTGAGTAGGACGTTTTCAAAAGCGATTGGTAGACCAACAAACGTAGCTTCATTGGACGCCTCATACTGGAAGCATCCCTGAGGCAAGTGGGCGAGCTGACCTGGGCGCCTGAAAAATTTCCAAAAAATTTTCCGGGGGTGAAGGATTTTTTTAACGAATTTCCGTCATTCATATCATGAGCACAACAACCAAAACATAAACCGGTAGACCTACTACAGACCCTCCGGCCTACCTGGCACGGGCCCTGGGACCCCGCTCAACGGCCTCAGCCCAGGAATCTCGCCGACAATCTCCAAAAAAGCCCGTGCCATGTAGGCTTTCCCCTGCTGCGCCAGCGCGGCCCAGGTGAAGCATCCAGACGCCACGACCGGCGGGGGCGGTGAATCCCTAGAGCGGTTTGCGAATAAGTTTATCCCAGGAGCGCACGCATGCATTAGCCCACAAGATGCGAGGCCTCCAGGCTAAGGGTAATCGGAAATTGCTCTAAGCGAGAGACTTTACATCAGTCGGAATGTAATGGCAGGCCCATAGACGGAAAATGACCTAGCGCAAGTTGGCAACTTGCGCCACATCTATTCTCTCAATGGAGATAGCGGCCGGCGGCGTGACTCAGCCTGTCTGTGATCTTTCGGTCAGCCATGCCCCGTCAATCCTCATCACCTCGAGCAGGCGCCACGGCCACTTGCTGTTCAATGAACTGGGCGAACTTCTTTCGCGAAGCATAGCAGGATGCCGGTCGGCTTGACGCGCTCTCTGCGCCAGCCATAGAATTGCCGCCCGTCAGGTGATTCGATACAACGCACGGTCAGCCGGTGACAATCAGCACGCCCACAACATCTCGACTTTTGATTCTGGCTGCTGCTGTCTTATTTTCCACAGGCGGCGCAGCCGTGAAGGCAACAACATTGTCGAACTGGCAAGTGGCCGGGTTCCGCTCAGCGATTGCCGCGCTGATGCTCTTTGCGCTGATGCCGACAGCGCGTGGACGATGGACATGGCCAATGTTGTTTCTCGGTTCAGCCTACGCGGCGACGCTCATTCTCTTTGTCTCGGCCACCAAACTGACCACGGCAGCCAATACGATCTTTCTTCAGTCCACGTCTCCGCTGTATGTGCTGTTGCTTTCGCCCTGGCTCCTGAAAGAACCGATACATCGGCGTGATCTGGCGCTCATGCTCATCATGGGGGTGGGGCTGGGACTGTGTTTCATCGGTATTGAACCGCCAGTGGTGACGGCGCCCGATCCGGCGCGGGGTAATGTGTTGGCGGTTGGCAGTGGCATCTGTTGGGCTATAACGCTGACGGGTCTGCGATGGCTCACGCGACGCAACAGCCAGAACGCAGGCATCGCAGCCACAGCCGTCGTCGTCGGCAACGTGATCGCGTTTGTCGTTTGTCTTCCTTTTGCATTACCCGTTTCTTCCAGCACCACTAGCGACTGGCTGATCGTTGCTTATCTTGGCATTTTCCAAATCGGCTTGGCGTATGTCTTTTTGACAAGCGCCATTCGTCATCTGCCGGCCTTGGAAGTCTCTTTGCTGTTGTTGATCGAGCCGGTGCTCAATCCCCTGGCAACATGGATCGTGCATCGAGAGGTGCCGAGCGGCTGGTCACTGATCGGAGGCGGGATCATTCTGCTGGGCACAATACTGAACACGCTGGCCAAGGCTACAGCGCAGAGTACAATGACGAAGGAGAAAGAGGCAATATGAAACAACCGCTACCGATAATTCGACGCATCAGCTTACCGGTCTTACTTGCGCTTTGTGTATGCAGTGGATTCGCTTTCAATCATCAAGGGCGCGATCCACAAGGGCGCGATCCACAGACGGTCAGTCGCCACGTCCGCGCTTATCGGCTTGCTCATGAACGCGCCATTGTTGACGAATTTATTCAGTTGCTGTCAATCCCCAACATCGCAACAGACCGGGTGAACATCGCCAGAAATGCCGAGGTGCTCGTTGCGATGTTGCAACGGCGAGGCGTCCGAACGCGGCTGCTTCAGGTTGACGGGTCTCCGCCTGTCGTTTATGGAGAGTTGCCGGCGCCCGGCGCCCAGCGGACCGTGGCCGTCTACGCACATTATGACGGGCAACCGGTTGATCCCAGCGAGTGGGCGGGGGATCCGTGGAAACCGATATTGCGAGACAAGCCGCTGGATCAGGGCGGAAAGGAAATTGCTTGGCCGGTCAGCTCAACGTCGCTGGATGGCCAGTGGCGTCTGTACGGGCGCTCAACCAGCGACGATAAAGCGCCGATCATCGCCTGGCTGGTCGCCCTGGACGCGTTGCGTGCCGCAGCGATTGCGCCCTCCATCAACCTCAAGTTCTTCTTTGAAGGCGAAGAGGAAGTGGGTTCACCGCATCTGCGGGCCATCATGGAGAAATATGCTGATTTGTTAAGAGCTGATGTTTGGCTCCTTTGCGACGGTCCGGTGCACCAAACGCGGCGCCTACAACTCTTTTTCGGCGCGCGTGGTATAACCGGCGTGGAGCTGACGGTCTACGGCCCGACGCGGCCGCTGCACAGCGGACACTATGGAAACTGGGCGCCAAACCCAGGCATGGTGTTAGCGCATCTGCTGGCCAGCATGCGCGATATGGAAGGCCGTATTCAGATTGCCGGCTTCTATGACGATGTCCGACCAACCACACCATCTGAACAACGCGCGCTGGCCGAAGCG
This genomic interval carries:
- a CDS encoding winged helix-turn-helix domain-containing protein, with amino-acid sequence MPRNDLELALEKTLQQALTLRRTLRARIAEAENELRALRRRAVEVDRIIEHTQAALRSPTDQAESHAAEPTESTSVSTAQQPYEQVLMPRRHYEKPPLQTNIEPTSFRFRDLTITQAATIVLREAGGPLHVNAIFNKLLENGFEFRGDHPTISLAVSLNRCKRFRKVAPSTFDLVIRDVPVQRATGA
- a CDS encoding M20/M25/M40 family metallo-hydrolase; the protein is MKQPLPIIRRISLPVLLALCVCSGFAFNHQGRDPQGRDPQTVSRHVRAYRLAHERAIVDEFIQLLSIPNIATDRVNIARNAEVLVAMLQRRGVRTRLLQVDGSPPVVYGELPAPGAQRTVAVYAHYDGQPVDPSEWAGDPWKPILRDKPLDQGGKEIAWPVSSTSLDGQWRLYGRSTSDDKAPIIAWLVALDALRAAAIAPSINLKFFFEGEEEVGSPHLRAIMEKYADLLRADVWLLCDGPVHQTRRLQLFFGARGITGVELTVYGPTRPLHSGHYGNWAPNPGMVLAHLLASMRDMEGRIQIAGFYDDVRPTTPSEQRALAEAPDIDDALRRELGLARTENHGARLVDQIMLPALNLRGIRFGQVGDKATNAIQTEAHASIDFRLVPNQTPEKVRARVEAHIRQQGFFIVGDTPDAATRQKHAKLIRVRWSDGYPPARTPMDAPAARAVIQTIEEATTSTIIKLPTLGGSVPMYLFADLLNTPVIGLPIANHDNNQHAANENIRLQNLWDGIEVFAHLLARLGVHWQ
- a CDS encoding EamA family transporter is translated as MTISTPTTSRLLILAAAVLFSTGGAAVKATTLSNWQVAGFRSAIAALMLFALMPTARGRWTWPMLFLGSAYAATLILFVSATKLTTAANTIFLQSTSPLYVLLLSPWLLKEPIHRRDLALMLIMGVGLGLCFIGIEPPVVTAPDPARGNVLAVGSGICWAITLTGLRWLTRRNSQNAGIAATAVVVGNVIAFVVCLPFALPVSSSTTSDWLIVAYLGIFQIGLAYVFLTSAIRHLPALEVSLLLLIEPVLNPLATWIVHREVPSGWSLIGGGIILLGTILNTLAKATAQSTMTKEKEAI
- a CDS encoding Uma2 family endonuclease, whose protein sequence is MATQTASYYDIVSRLPADTVVTFHDVSWQEYEELLEQVSEASGLRISYDDGMLTVMTLSTEHENYARFIERLVNVISLRRRINIRFFGSATMKTAKGHKGLEPDACFYVQTADRLGTRLELDFEVDPPPDIAVEIDVHHDSTFKLPIYAALGVPEVWRYDGKELTIYLLRGEGYEVSAQSQALALLTSQVLTEFLARLREEGELQALLAFDEWLQSGQL